The Solea senegalensis isolate Sse05_10M linkage group LG12, IFAPA_SoseM_1, whole genome shotgun sequence DNA segment GAGGCACCATCTCACCCACCACAGAGCCACCAGTCTGGACTGGGTACAGAACCTGAGGGGGGTTGTCGTTCTGGTCTTGGATCAgtattttcacagtcacattactGCTGAATGGAGGAGAACCTCCATCCTGAGCTTTGACGATGAAAACCAGATCTTTAATTTGCTCATAATCAAAAGAACGAACTGCATGTATCACTccattttctgcatttacaGAAACATAACTAGAAACTAGAGAACCACCGATATTACCATCCTCCAGAATATAGGAAATGCGAGCGTTTTGGTTTTCATCAGGATCTTTAGCCACAAGCTTCAGAACAGAAACACCAGGAGAATTATTCTCTGCAATGAACGCATTGTAAACACCTTGTGAAAACACAGGAGCATTATCGTTCACATCAgacacctttaaataaaatgttctttttgttgACAGAGGAGGAATTCCTGCATCTGTCGCAACAACAGTGATGTTGTAGTCTGACACACTTTCACGATCTAATACAGTGTCCGTTAATAAAGTGTAGTAATTTCTTACAttagatttgattttaaaagGTGCGTTTTGTTCTATTCTACATGTTACTTGTCCATTATCACCTGAATCGAGATCTTTTACATTTATGATGCCAAGAGTTGTTCCAGGAGGAGAATCCTCTGACACAGGACTAGTGAATGACATGACACTAATAGTCGGGGCGTTGTCATTCACATCACTTACATCTATTATGACTTTACCCTCATCTGTTAAACCTCCTTGATCTTTTGCATCGATTCTCAATTCGTACTTTTTGTCcttttcataatcaatcaaATCCGTCACTGAAATGACTCCAGTTGTTTCATCTATTGCAAACAAATTACCAAAACCACTCCTTGAATCTGAAAAATGATACGTTATTAGACTATTTGAGCCAGAATCAGCGTCAGTCGCATTAACAGTTGTTACGTACGTACCTTTGGGTGAATTTTCAATGACAGTTGCTTTGTAAACAGACTGATTAAATACAGGTGCATTATCATTGACATCAAGAACAGTGACATCTATATTTACTGTGCCAGATCTCTGTGGAGTTCCTCCATCTACTGCTGTGAGCTTTAGAGTCAGGTGAggatttgtctctctgtctaatGGCTTCTGAAGCACCATCGCTGCGTATTTCTTTCCATCTGCATTAGAACTTTGTTTTAAAACGAAGTTATCATTCTCGGTTAAAACATATTCCCTGAGTCCATTAACACCTACATCTGGGTCCTCTGCTCTCGTCAGTGAAAAACGAGAGCCAACATTTGCCGTTTCACTAATTTCAAAATGGATGCTTTTGCTGTCAAATGTGGGCGAATGATCATTAATGTCTGTTACTTCAATAGtaatttgatgcagctccatagGGTTTtctaaaatcacctcaaagctgAAACTACACGGTGTTACGTCTCCACAAAGCTGCTCTCGGTCTATTCTCTCGTTCACCACTAAAATCCCTTTGTCTGTCTTCAGCTCGGTGTACTGGATGTTTTCTCCGGTTATGATACGGGCCCGACCAGAACGAAGCCTTTTCGTATCCAAACCAAGATCCTGTGCAACATTGCCGATGAGGGAGCCTTTCTTCATCTCTTCTGGGATTGAATATCGGATGTGTCCGCTGACTATACAACAGAAGTAAAAAACGAGGAACAGGAGATGCAATTGTCCGCAACCAAAGCGCCATTTTACACAGCGTATTCCAAATCCCATTGTAGAAGAAAACACGAAATGTGAACCGAACGAATGGTCGAAATAATCCAAGCCAAGAGAACTAAAACAAGTATTAAATGATATCCACAGAAAAGTAGCAGTGACTTCACTATATAGATGTCGGTTAGAGCGACTATTCCCCTCCAATGTCAGCCTGCATAATGTACTGTGTCTCCGCTTCTCTCGTGAGCGACAGGGGAAAGGGAGGGGACTCTGTGTCgatattttaaattgtgttggATTGACCAACAGCGTCCCTTACTGTCTAAAATCAGTAACACAATGGTTACATCTGGAACGCTGTAAACAATTTAAGAGgtataaaacattaaatgaaacaaaatagaACACACCATTTTTTCACACGGTCTTTCTATGTTCTGCACGCAAATATTTCCAAAATATACTCATCTGCCACTTATAAGATAAATGCAGTACATTTACTAGAACACGTATgtcacaaaaccacacaaaataataaaatggttCGGGAAAGGCTGAAACAAATACCCTAACCACTAACCCTGAAATGAATGGACTATAATAGTAGTGATTTGAGAATTGAGGAGCTTCATTGAGATTCTCAGAAAAAATATTCGgtatcaaaacaaatcaaaaacagaaGGACAAATCCCACATTAAGCAACAATGGATATTTGAAACTAACTACAGAGAAAACAATCTGAGCAAGCGATGCAAAGTAAAacgctgtccgtggtgctgaaaaaCAGGTCATGACGAGCAGgaatttacaataaaaacaaatgtttcacgGTCAAGAGTCGAGAGTACATCACTTAACTAACCTCTAGAGGAGAGTGTGGCTCATCCAGGATGCTCTTTTCACTCTGTATCCGCTGCATCGTCCCTGTAGAACTGGGGTCCATAATCAGCACGTTCTGACTACCAGCTCTGCCGAACTTACAGTCACTCTTTCTGGAGTCAGTCGTCCTGCACACCTCGTAATTGTACACGTGTTGGAGAGTCCCTGACCCCCCCAAAGTGTCTGAGTAACGTGGTGGATAATATGGAATCACAGGGAGATTGGAGTGATACAGGACGCGAGACTGTCTCCATCTGTAGATTTTCACTGAGATAATAACCACTAAACacgtgatgaagaggaaggaaactaCAGCCAGAGCCAACACTAAGTAAAAAGTCAGGTTGTCATTGTACTCCTTGTCCTGTTTAAAGTCAGTGAACTCCGAAATCACTTCAGAGAAGCTGTCCGCCACCGCCACGTTAACAATGACTGTAGCTGAACGAGAAGGTTGCCCGTTGTCCTCCACTATAACagtcagtttttgattgacaggatcTTTATCAGTCACTTGGCGGATAGTTCTTATTTCTCCATTCTGTAAGCCCACTTCAAACAGCGCCCTGTCTGTGGCTTTCTGGAGTTTATAGGACAGCCAGGCATTCTGTCCAGAGTCCACATCAACAGCCACAACTTTAGAGACCAGATAGCCCAAATCTGCTGAACGAGGCACCATCTCACCCACCACAGAGCCACCAGTCTGTACTGGGTAAAGAACCTGAGGGGGGTTATCGTTCTTGTCCTGGATCAgtattttcacagtcacattactactgagtggaggagaacctCCATCCTGAGCTTTGACGACGAAAACCAGATCTTTAATTTGCTCATAATCAAACGAACGCACTGCATGTATCACTccattttctgcatttacaGAAACATAACTAGAAACTAGAGAACCGCCGATATTACCATCCTCCAGAATATAAGAAACGCGAGCGTTTTGGTTTTCATCAGGATCTTTAGCCACGAGCTTCAGAACAGAAACACCAGGAGAATTATTCTCTGCTATAAACGCATTGTAAACACCTTGTGAAAACACAGGAGCATTATCGTTCACATCAGAGACCTTTAAATGAAAGGTTCTCTTCGTTGACAGAGGAGGAATTCCTGCATCTGTTGCAATAACAGTGATGTTATAGTCTGAGACACTTTCACGATCTAATAAAGTGTCTGTTACTAACGTGTAGTAATTTCTCACATTAGATTGGATTTTAAAAGGTGCGTTTCCTTCTATTCTACAAGTAAAATGTCCATTATCACCTGAATCGAGATCTTTTACATTTATGATGCTAATAGTTGTACGAGGAGGAGAATCCTCTGACACAGGACTAGTGAATGACATGACACTAATAGTGGGGGCGTTGTCATTCACATCACTTACTTCTATTATGACTTTACTCGTATCTGTCAAACCTCCTTGATCTTTTGCATCTATTCTAAATTcgtattttttgtctttttcacaaTCAATTACACCTGTTATTGAAATCACACCAGTTTTTTCATCAATCGTGAATAAATCAGTCAGACCACTGTTAAGATCTGAGAAATAATATGTAACAACACAGTTTGGCCCAAAATCAGCGTCAGTAGCATTAACAGTTGTCACATAAGTGCCTTTAGGTGAATTTTCCATGACAGTAGCTTTGTAAACAGACTGATTAAATACAGGTGCATTATCATTGGCATCAAGAACAGTAACATCTATATTTACTGTGCCAGATCTCTGCGGTGTTCCTCCATCTACTGCTATGAGCTTTAGAGTCAGGTGAggatttgtctctctgtctagtTGTTTCTGAAGCACCATCTCTGCGTATTTCTTTCCATCTGCATTGGAACTTTGTTTTAATACGAAATTATCATTTTCGGTTAGAAAATATTCCCTGAGTCCATTAACACCTACATCTGGGTCCTCTGCACTCGTCAGTGAAAAACGAGAACCAACATTTGCAGATTCGCTGATTTCAAAACTGATGCTATTCCTTTTAAACGTGGGAGAATGATCATTGATGTCTGTTACTTCAATTGtaatttgatgcagctccatagGGTTTtctaaaatcacctcaaagctgAAACTACACGGTGTTATGTCTCCACAAAGCTGCTCTCGGTCTATTCTCTCATTCACCACTAAAATCCCTTTGTCTGTCTTCAGCTCGGTGTACTGGATGTTTTCTCCGGTTATGATACGGGCCCGACCAGAACGAAGCCTTTTCGTATCCAAACCAAGATCCTGTGCAACATTACCGATGAGCGAGgttttcttcatctcctctggaATTGAATATCGGATGTGTCCGCTGACCAtacaagtgaaataaaaaacgAGGACCATAAGCTGCAATTGTCCGCAGCCAAAGCGCCATTTTACGCAGCGTATTCCAAATCCCATTGTAGAAGAAAACACGAAATATGAACCGAATGAATGGTCGAAATAATCCAAGCCAAGAGAACTGTGGCAAAACGAGTATTAAATGATAACCAGAGAAAAGTAGCAGTGACTTCACTATATAGATGTCGGTTAAAGCGACTTTTCCCCTCCAACGTCCGCCTACATAATGTACTGTGACTCCGCTTCTCTCCTGGAAGACGGGGGATAGGGAGGGGACTTTGTGTCGATGATTTCAATTGTGTTGGATTGACCAACAGCGTCCCTTACTGTCTAAAATCAGTAACACAGTGGTTACATCTGGAACGCTGTATACAATTTAAGAGgtttaaaaaattaaatgaaacaaaatagaACACAACATTATTTCACACGGTCTTTCTCTGTTCTGCACGCAAATATTTCCAAAATATACTCAACTACCACTTGTAAGATAAATGCAGTACATTGACTAGAACACATATGTTACAAAaccacaaaaataatgaaatggttCGGGAAAGGCTGAAACAAATGAACTATGATAGTAGTGATTTGAGAATTGAGGAGTTTCATTGAGAATCTGAGAAAAAATATTCTGTGTCAAACCAAATCGAAAACAGAAGGACAAATCCCACATTAAGCAACAAtggatatttaaatgtaacaacagagaaaacaatCTGAGTATGCGATGTCAAAcactgtccgtggtgctgaaaaaTGAGACCATGATGTGAAGTAATTTacaatcaaaacaatcaaaatcaCGGTCATGAGTCGAGAGTACATCACTTAACTAACCTCTATTGGAGAGTCTAGTTCATCCAGGATGCTCTTTTCACTCTGTATCCGCTGCATCGTCCCTGTAGAACTGGGGTCCATTATCAGCACGTTCTGACTACCAGCTCTGCCGAACTTACAGTCACTCTTTCTGGAGTCAGTCGTCCTGCACACCTCGTAATTGTACACGTGTTGGAGAGTCC contains these protein-coding regions:
- the LOC122778047 gene encoding protocadherin gamma-A5-like; translation: MGFGIRCVKWRFGCGQLHLLFLVFYFCCIVSGHIRYSIPEEMKKGSLIGNVAQDLGLDTKRLRSGRARIITGENIQYTELKTDKGILVVNERIDREQLCGDVTPCSFSFEVILENPMELHQITIEVTDINDHSPTFDSKSIHFEISETANVGSRFSLTRAEDPDVGVNGLREYVLTENDNFVLKQSSNADGKKYAAMVLQKPLDRETNPHLTLKLTAVDGGTPQRSGTVNIDVTVLDVNDNAPVFNQSVYKATVIENSPKGTYVTTVNATDADSGSNSLITYHFSDSRSGFGNLFAIDETTGVISVTDLIDYEKDKKYELRIDAKDQGGLTDEGKVIIDVSDVNDNAPTISVMSFTSPVSEDSPPGTTLGIINVKDLDSGDNGQVTCRIEQNAPFKIKSNVRNYYTLLTDTVLDRESVSDYNITVVATDAGIPPLSTKRTFYLKVSDVNDNAPVFSQGVYNAFIAENNSPGVSVLKLVAKDPDENQNARISYILEDGNIGGSLVSSYVSVNAENGVIHAVRSFDYEQIKDLVFIVKAQDGGSPPFSSNVTVKILIQDQNDNPPQVLYPVQTGGSVVGEMVPRSADVGYLVSKVVAVDVDSGQNAWLSYKLQKATDRALFEVGLQNGEIRTIRQVTDKDPVNQKLTVIVEDNGQPSRSATVIVNVAVADSFSEVLSEFTDFTHDKEYNINLTFYLVLALAVVSFLFITCLVVIISVKIYRWRQSRVLYHSNLPVIPYYPPRYSDTLGGTGTLQHVYNYEVCRTTDSRKSDCKFGRAGSQNVLIMDPSSTGTMQRMQSEKSILDEPDSPLEVS
- the LOC122778049 gene encoding protocadherin gamma-A10-like translates to MGFGIRCVKWRFGCGQLQLMVLVFYFTCMVSGHIRYSIPEEMKKTSLIGNVAQDLGLDTKRLRSGRARIITGENIQYTELKTDKGILVVNERIDREQLCGDITPCSFSFEVILENPMELHQITIEVTDINDHSPTFKRNSISFEISESANVGSRFSLTSAEDPDVGVNGLREYFLTENDNFVLKQSSNADGKKYAEMVLQKQLDRETNPHLTLKLIAVDGGTPQRSGTVNIDVTVLDANDNAPVFNQSVYKATVMENSPKGTYVTTVNATDADFGPNCVVTYYFSDLNSGLTDLFTIDEKTGVISITGVIDCEKDKKYEFRIDAKDQGGLTDTSKVIIEVSDVNDNAPTISVMSFTSPVSEDSPPRTTISIINVKDLDSGDNGHFTCRIEGNAPFKIQSNVRNYYTLVTDTLLDRESVSDYNITVIATDAGIPPLSTKRTFHLKVSDVNDNAPVFSQGVYNAFIAENNSPGVSVLKLVAKDPDENQNARVSYILEDGNIGGSLVSSYVSVNAENGVIHAVRSFDYEQIKDLVFVVKAQDGGSPPLSSNVTVKILIQDKNDNPPQVLYPVQTGGSVVGEMVPRSADLGYLVSKVVAVDVDSGQNAWLSYKLQKATDRALFEVGLQNGEIRTIRQVTDKDPVNQKLTVIVEDNGQPSRSATVIVNVAVADSFSEVISEFTDFKQDKEYNDNLTFYLVLALAVVSFLFITCLVVIISVKIYRWRQSRVLYHSNLPVIPYYPPRYSDTLGGSGTLQHVYNYEVCRTTDSRKSDCKFGRAGSQNVLIMDPSSTGTMQRIQSEKSILDEPHSPLEVS